CAGAACATCGGCGTGTACTGCATTGCCGAGGACGTCACCGAGCGCCTGCGCGCCGAGGCGGAGCGCGAGTCGCTTCTGCTGCGCGAGCGCATCGCCCGCGCCGAGGCCGAGGCGGCCAACCAGGCCAAGACGCACTTCCTGGCCGTGGTGACGCACGAGCTGAAGACGCCGCTGCACGCCATCACGGGGTACACGGAGCTCCTGCGCGAGGAGGCCGCCGCGCTCAGCGACATGCAGCGGCGCCACCTGGAGCGAATCCGCAGCAACGGCCACCAGCTGCTGCGGATGATCGAGGACGTGCTGGGCTATGCGCGGCTGGACGCGGGAGGCGAAGGCGTGAAGCTGGGCCAGGTAAAACTGGCCGAGGTAGCGGCCGAGGCAGTGCGCGAAATCCTGCCCACCGCCACGCAGAAGGGGCTGACGATCGAGATTCACGAGGCCGACGGCTGCATCGCCGAAACCGACAAGCGCCGCGCGCGCGAGCTGCTGCGCGCGCTGCTTTCCAACGCGGTGAAGTTCACGGAGGCTGGGCGGGTGGACGTGACGCTCAGCCGCGATACGTCGTGGGTGGCGGTGGAGGTGTCGGACACGGGGATCGGGCTGGACACCGACCAGATGGAGATGATCTGGGAGCCCTTCTGGCAGGCGGCCAACCCCATGACCCGCAAAGCGGGCGGCAGCGGGCTGGGGCTGAGCATCGCGCGGCGGCTGGCGACGCTGCTGGGGGGAGACCTGCAGGTGTCCAGCACCCCCGGCCAGGGGAGCAGCTTCACCCTGCGCCTCCCCATCGCCCACGGGTGAGGGGGGCACAGAAGCACGGGCCTCCGCCCTGCTGGGGCGACTGAAGTCGCGGCGTCGCGGCAACAAAGGCACAAATTCCGCCTTCGCGGACTGCACGCGCAGTTGGGTGCGCAAAGGCCAGCTGAAGCGCAGTTCAGGTCTCCCCCTCCCCTGCGCAGCGGGGGACGGGGGCCCGGGGGGAGGGGGCTCCCAGGGACACGCTCCTAGTCCTGTCGAACCGCCACCGAAGTGCACCTCTCTCCCGCGCTGTTTGCGGGGGAGAGGCCGGGAGAGGGGCCCGCCGTGGCATGCGAGGCACCCAGCCCCATCCGGCACGAAGTTCCCCCCTCTCCCGGCGCAGTTTGCCGGGGGAGGGGTCGCCCTTCAGTCCCGGATTACGAACAGCTTCTCGATCAGCGTCGCCACGCCGGAAACCAGCCACCCCAGCGGCCCCAGGATGCGAGGCCGGCGCGCGTCCAGGCTCACCTCGGCCAGGTCCACCCGCGTGGAAAGCATCCGCTGCTGCGCCTCCAGCACGTCGATCTCGCCCTGCACCCGCGCAAGCTCGCGCTCGATGGCCACCAGGTCCGCCGTCGCCGCGGCGTTCCCCAGGTAGGCGCGCAGCCGGTCGCGCACCGTGCGCAGCGTCCCCAGCCGCGCCTCCACGTCCACCACCTGCGCCGTCACGTCCTGCCGCCGCACCGTCCGGCGCTTCACCGTCCCCATCCCCGACAGCTGATCCAGCACGCCGTTCAGCGCCGGCGCGGGCACCCGCAGCGACATGTGCAGGTCGCTTTCGCGCAGTTCCGCCTCTCCCACGTACCCGCCCAGCGCCACCGTCAGGCTGTCGGCGGCGCGGTGGA
This DNA window, taken from Longimicrobium sp., encodes the following:
- a CDS encoding DUF4349 domain-containing protein; this encodes MIRIRPIVCLALLAAASACSSARSMSAALPAPPPPGVPGQRAVIQQAGLSMVTDSLARLHRAADSLTVALGGYVGEAELRESDLHMSLRVPAPALNGVLDQLSGMGTVKRRTVRRQDVTAQVVDVEARLGTLRTVRDRLRAYLGNAAATADLVAIERELARVQGEIDVLEAQQRMLSTRVDLAEVSLDARRPRILGPLGWLVSGVATLIEKLFVIRD
- a CDS encoding PAS domain S-box protein codes for the protein MRTRPPLSVPALPGRDELYRLLVENVTDYAIIMLSPEGRVVTWTEGAERMFGYREAEVLGSPFSIFFPAEDAESGTPERDLHQAAADGRCETVAWRMRQDGSRLWVSVVITAIHDQSARLIGFGQITRDLTERKEVAIRYEESRQRYRSLFDNNPDAICSFDLDGTLRTANPAAEALTGYEIEDLRMRSFWSLMAPDDRDRMRALFESAAQGEPCHAQTALVHRVGKRVDLRVTLVPIIVQGQNIGVYCIAEDVTERLRAEAERESLLLRERIARAEAEAANQAKTHFLAVVTHELKTPLHAITGYTELLREEAAALSDMQRRHLERIRSNGHQLLRMIEDVLGYARLDAGGEGVKLGQVKLAEVAAEAVREILPTATQKGLTIEIHEADGCIAETDKRRARELLRALLSNAVKFTEAGRVDVTLSRDTSWVAVEVSDTGIGLDTDQMEMIWEPFWQAANPMTRKAGGSGLGLSIARRLATLLGGDLQVSSTPGQGSSFTLRLPIAHG